Proteins co-encoded in one Natrarchaeobius halalkaliphilus genomic window:
- a CDS encoding tubulin/FtsZ family protein, whose product MQLEVIGVGGAGCRIAAAILEVDPADHSFVADVFAFDTDSACLDEVTSIPDPYRHRYGETIESGLNGNLQRGRSVGNEYVEELSRRLDRGRPAVADAFLVAVGLGGATGGGTIPQLVENLQTLYDAPVYVLATLPAERELAPPSDGGSDAGNEPTARPMAEENATRTLEELDGTADAVLCFDNERWLKTAETMADARDRLNRELATRVATFFSATADATEEGEVTAAETIIDANDVGRIFGNETGIATIGYGKQRIETDSGGSRFGLGLFSAEPSVETSEAVSAIETTIGKALRDRLTLECEPENAARAMLVVGGPPAWLNRRAIADGRRTIEEATGSVEILGGDAPRPESDVVFAVVVLAGVDPVERLEAIRSRTTPLDRDRTGR is encoded by the coding sequence ATGCAACTCGAGGTGATCGGCGTCGGTGGCGCCGGGTGTCGGATCGCCGCTGCGATCCTGGAAGTCGATCCAGCCGACCACTCCTTCGTCGCTGACGTGTTCGCGTTCGATACGGATTCGGCGTGCCTGGACGAGGTCACGTCGATTCCCGACCCCTACCGCCACCGGTACGGAGAGACGATCGAAAGCGGGCTCAACGGGAATCTCCAGCGGGGGCGCAGCGTTGGCAACGAGTACGTCGAAGAGCTCAGCCGGCGGCTGGATCGGGGACGGCCGGCGGTTGCCGACGCGTTTCTGGTCGCCGTCGGTCTCGGGGGAGCGACCGGCGGGGGAACGATCCCACAGCTCGTCGAGAACCTCCAGACGCTGTACGACGCGCCGGTCTACGTGCTCGCGACGCTTCCGGCCGAACGGGAGCTCGCGCCGCCATCGGACGGCGGTTCCGACGCGGGCAACGAACCGACGGCACGCCCGATGGCCGAGGAGAACGCGACCCGGACGCTAGAGGAACTCGACGGAACGGCGGACGCCGTTCTCTGCTTCGACAACGAGAGGTGGCTCAAAACCGCTGAGACGATGGCTGACGCCCGTGATCGATTGAACCGGGAGCTCGCGACGCGCGTCGCAACGTTCTTTTCGGCCACGGCGGACGCGACCGAGGAGGGAGAGGTGACGGCGGCGGAAACGATCATCGACGCCAACGACGTCGGGCGGATCTTCGGAAACGAGACGGGAATCGCGACGATCGGTTACGGGAAACAGCGAATCGAAACCGATAGTGGCGGCTCGCGGTTCGGCCTCGGACTGTTCTCGGCGGAGCCGTCCGTCGAAACGAGCGAGGCCGTAAGCGCCATCGAGACGACGATCGGCAAGGCGCTGCGCGACAGGCTCACCCTCGAGTGTGAGCCCGAAAACGCAGCGCGAGCGATGCTGGTGGTCGGCGGGCCGCCGGCGTGGCTCAACCGACGAGCGATCGCAGACGGACGACGAACGATCGAGGAGGCGACGGGCTCCGTAGAGATCCTCGGCGGCGATGCGCCGCGGCCGGAGAGCGACGTCGTCTTCGCGGTGGTCGTCCTCGCCGGCGTCGACCCAGTCGAGCGACTCGAGGCGATCCGGTCTCGAACGACCCCGCTGGATCGAGACCGAACCGGCCGCTGA
- the pheT gene encoding phenylalanine--tRNA ligase subunit beta has translation MPTVDIDPDELRELTGHEEKDDDELKDDLFGLGLEFEGRTDDGAFELEFAPDRLDRLSVEGVARSVRYQYGDARGVHVPSTNSPEWTIVVDESVPEERPYVTGAVIRDVDLDDASLESLIQLQEKLHATMGRKRAKGAVGIHDLTMLKGSTATEGNPTIEYVGVEPDGDRFVPLDSDAEMTPADVLEDHPTGQTYADLVSEYERYPAIYDDLGLFSFPPVINGRRTEVSTDSRDLFVEMTGTDQWTIDKMLNIVCYALAARGATLEEVRVEYSDGESGERELVRPDLSTKTKTVSHDRIETILGIDLDPDEVIDLAERSGLEAEKRESGDDDGLVYEVTIPPYRVDVLHPLDVIDDLGRAYGFNDLEPKYPDVGTVGGRHERSRLEDAARTQLVGLGFEDLLNFHMISEGENFDRLSASPGDDVYGPGEPATIKGPYSEDYTMLRTWVTPSLLMVLERNTHRAYPQNLSEIGFTAAVDEAETTGISERRRVGAVLASHESGYEDAKARLQALCRRFDVDLETPSTEHPTFISGRTASVVIDGEAVGVIGEVHPRVLVEHDLKVPVAGFEFDLAALS, from the coding sequence ATGCCCACGGTCGACATCGACCCCGATGAACTGCGCGAACTGACCGGCCACGAGGAAAAAGACGACGACGAACTCAAAGACGACCTGTTCGGGCTCGGCCTCGAGTTCGAGGGTCGAACCGACGACGGCGCGTTCGAACTCGAGTTCGCCCCCGACCGTCTCGATCGGCTCTCCGTCGAGGGAGTCGCACGCTCCGTGCGGTACCAGTACGGCGACGCCCGGGGCGTCCACGTCCCGTCGACGAACTCGCCGGAGTGGACGATCGTCGTCGACGAGTCGGTTCCCGAGGAGCGCCCCTACGTGACGGGTGCGGTAATCAGGGACGTCGATCTGGACGACGCGAGCCTCGAGTCGCTGATCCAGCTCCAGGAGAAACTCCACGCGACGATGGGGCGAAAGCGCGCGAAAGGTGCGGTCGGGATCCACGATCTGACGATGCTGAAAGGCTCGACGGCGACGGAAGGCAACCCGACCATCGAGTACGTCGGCGTCGAACCCGACGGGGATCGGTTCGTTCCCCTCGATTCGGACGCCGAGATGACGCCGGCGGACGTCCTCGAGGACCATCCGACGGGACAGACCTACGCGGACCTCGTCAGCGAGTACGAGCGCTATCCCGCGATCTACGACGACCTCGGACTGTTCTCGTTCCCGCCGGTGATCAACGGCCGCCGGACGGAGGTTTCGACCGATTCGCGGGACCTGTTCGTCGAGATGACCGGCACCGACCAGTGGACGATCGACAAGATGCTGAACATCGTCTGCTACGCGCTCGCGGCGAGGGGAGCGACCCTCGAGGAGGTTCGGGTCGAGTATTCCGACGGCGAGTCCGGCGAACGCGAACTGGTCCGGCCCGACCTCTCGACGAAGACCAAGACCGTCTCCCACGACCGAATCGAGACGATCCTCGGCATCGACCTCGATCCGGACGAGGTGATCGACCTCGCGGAACGGTCGGGACTCGAAGCGGAGAAACGGGAGAGCGGAGACGACGACGGACTCGTCTACGAGGTGACGATCCCGCCCTATCGGGTCGACGTGCTTCATCCGCTCGACGTCATCGACGACCTCGGACGAGCCTACGGCTTCAACGACCTCGAGCCGAAGTACCCCGACGTGGGAACCGTCGGCGGCCGCCACGAGCGCTCGAGACTCGAGGACGCCGCCCGGACCCAGCTCGTCGGGCTCGGCTTCGAAGACCTGCTGAACTTTCACATGATCAGCGAGGGAGAGAACTTCGATCGACTCTCCGCCTCACCGGGAGACGACGTTTACGGTCCCGGCGAGCCGGCGACGATCAAAGGTCCGTACAGCGAGGATTACACCATGTTGCGGACCTGGGTCACGCCCTCGTTGTTGATGGTCCTCGAGCGAAACACCCATCGTGCGTATCCACAGAACCTGTCCGAGATCGGGTTCACGGCAGCGGTCGACGAGGCCGAAACCACCGGTATCAGCGAACGGCGTCGCGTCGGGGCCGTCCTCGCGAGTCACGAATCCGGCTACGAAGACGCCAAAGCCAGATTGCAGGCCCTCTGTCGACGGTTCGACGTCGACCTCGAGACGCCATCCACGGAACACCCGACGTTCA
- a CDS encoding tryptophan--tRNA ligase, whose protein sequence is MSGDDPLEETESGESAGEERTRSPSRRWTESAAPSDDGAERVRTDGGAVDDVALDPWGSSSVSDYRKLFEEFGIEEFDDVSDEVPNPHYLMRRGVIFGHRDYRPVANAMANGEPAAVLSGFMPTGEPHIGHKLVFDEIIWHQQQGADAYALIADLEANSARGMSWAEIDEHTRNYLLSLLALGFDLEEGTLYRQSTNREVQDLAFDLGAEANFSEFEGIYGFDGETSVSHMQSVVTQMADILYPQLEEPKPTVIPVGPDQDPHVRLARDLAERMRFFKVTRAYASFELEAEERDLVAAFYDRLEPAEFDDDQLRCLHVAEALEATPLAELDIDASVLESVLTKLNEAGMEPVRPRTRFFDRRATEEAFEALIDAVEGEKRVYESHVDAFEIGREAAEELARTIEVENGGYGFRPPSSIYHRFMTGLTGGKMSSSIPASHISLLDDPETGYDKVKSATTGGRETAEEQREKGGRADECPVYELYAYLLAGDDDEFAKLVYDECVGGERLCGDCKEQAAGLMREFLEDHQEKRAEVADLLEAADIELESPRR, encoded by the coding sequence ATGAGCGGAGACGACCCACTCGAGGAGACCGAGTCCGGGGAATCGGCCGGCGAGGAGCGCACGCGGTCCCCGTCGAGGCGCTGGACCGAGAGCGCAGCTCCCTCGGACGACGGAGCGGAGCGTGTCCGAACGGACGGCGGAGCCGTCGACGACGTCGCGCTGGATCCGTGGGGTTCCTCGAGCGTCTCCGACTACCGCAAGCTGTTCGAGGAGTTCGGCATCGAGGAGTTCGACGACGTCAGCGACGAGGTTCCGAACCCACACTACCTGATGCGACGGGGCGTCATCTTCGGCCACCGCGACTATCGACCGGTCGCGAACGCGATGGCTAACGGAGAGCCCGCGGCCGTCCTCTCTGGATTCATGCCCACGGGAGAGCCACACATCGGTCACAAACTCGTCTTCGACGAGATCATCTGGCACCAACAGCAGGGAGCCGACGCCTACGCATTGATCGCGGATCTCGAGGCAAACTCCGCTCGCGGAATGAGCTGGGCCGAAATCGACGAACACACACGCAACTATCTGCTGTCGCTGCTCGCGCTCGGATTCGACCTCGAAGAGGGAACGCTCTACAGACAGTCGACCAACCGAGAGGTACAGGATCTGGCGTTCGATCTCGGTGCCGAAGCCAACTTCTCCGAGTTCGAGGGGATCTACGGCTTCGACGGCGAAACCTCAGTTTCGCACATGCAATCGGTCGTCACGCAGATGGCGGACATCCTCTACCCGCAACTCGAGGAGCCAAAGCCGACCGTTATCCCCGTCGGGCCCGACCAGGACCCCCACGTCCGGCTGGCGCGAGATCTGGCCGAGCGAATGCGCTTTTTCAAAGTCACGCGGGCGTACGCCAGCTTCGAACTCGAGGCCGAAGAGCGCGACCTCGTCGCCGCGTTCTACGACCGACTCGAGCCCGCGGAGTTCGACGACGATCAGCTTCGGTGTCTCCACGTGGCCGAGGCGCTCGAGGCGACGCCGCTTGCGGAGCTCGACATCGACGCGAGCGTTCTCGAATCGGTCCTCACGAAACTGAACGAGGCCGGAATGGAGCCCGTTCGCCCGCGAACGCGCTTTTTCGATCGGCGGGCGACCGAGGAGGCGTTCGAGGCGCTGATCGACGCGGTCGAGGGCGAAAAGCGCGTCTACGAGAGCCACGTCGATGCATTCGAGATCGGTCGGGAGGCGGCCGAAGAACTCGCCCGAACGATCGAAGTCGAGAACGGCGGCTACGGCTTTCGGCCCCCGTCGTCGATCTATCACCGCTTCATGACCGGCTTGACCGGCGGAAAGATGTCCTCGTCGATTCCGGCCAGCCACATCTCGCTGCTCGACGATCCCGAGACGGGCTACGACAAGGTCAAATCAGCGACGACCGGCGGCCGCGAGACGGCCGAAGAACAGCGCGAGAAGGGGGGACGGGCCGACGAGTGTCCGGTCTACGAGCTGTACGCCTATCTACTCGCTGGCGACGACGACGAGTTCGCCAAACTGGTCTACGACGAGTGCGTCGGCGGCGAGCGTCTCTGTGGTGACTGCAAGGAACAGGCCGCGGGCCTCATGCGCGAGTTCCTCGAGGATCACCAGGAGAAACGCGCCGAGGTCGCGGACTTACTCGAGGCGGCCGACATCGAACTCGAGTCGCCGCGCCGCTGA
- the pheS gene encoding phenylalanine--tRNA ligase subunit alpha — translation MQLPESQVAVVEAASADETTAVDALAAATDLPPETVTGAVFELEEDGLVVVKERVDETSRLTDEGETYADDGLPEVRLYEAALEAGADDDPASMGRVIGASGLEGSQVDIALSNYARKGYGAIDSGELTADPDADPAADAEANALEELAGTDDTPLEVVDVDGETMGGLERRGLVEIAETTVREVRLTERGVTVRTDGLERSETVGQVTPELLTSGEWEDVEFAEYNVEADAEQVKGGRVHILRQTADRVKDVLVGMGFQEMEGPHVDADFWINDCLFMPQDHPARTHWDRFALEEPTHIDELPEGLVERVERAHREGVGDDGEGYHSPWDEDFARALALRGHTTSLSTRYLSGEQIGEIEPPARFFSVEKVYRNDTLDPTHLLEFFQIEGWVMAEDLSVRDLMGTFEEFYARFGITDIEFKPHYNPYTEPSFELFGTHPTTGELVEIGNSGIFREEMLEPLGVECDVMAWGLALERLLMLMYGFEDIRDIHGTLCDLELLRETEVTY, via the coding sequence ATGCAACTACCAGAATCACAGGTCGCGGTCGTAGAGGCCGCGAGCGCGGACGAGACGACGGCCGTCGACGCCCTCGCCGCGGCGACCGACCTTCCGCCCGAGACCGTCACCGGTGCGGTCTTCGAACTCGAGGAGGACGGTCTGGTCGTCGTCAAAGAACGCGTCGACGAAACGAGTAGACTCACCGACGAGGGAGAAACGTACGCGGACGACGGACTCCCCGAGGTCCGGCTCTACGAGGCCGCACTCGAGGCCGGCGCGGACGACGACCCCGCCTCGATGGGACGGGTCATCGGTGCGTCGGGACTCGAGGGATCGCAGGTCGATATCGCGCTCTCGAACTACGCGCGAAAGGGCTACGGAGCGATCGACAGCGGCGAGCTCACCGCCGACCCCGACGCCGATCCCGCGGCCGACGCCGAGGCGAACGCACTCGAAGAACTCGCCGGAACCGACGATACACCGCTCGAGGTCGTCGATGTCGACGGCGAAACGATGGGCGGACTCGAGCGTCGCGGGCTCGTCGAGATCGCCGAGACGACGGTGCGCGAGGTGAGGCTGACCGAACGGGGTGTCACGGTCCGAACGGACGGTCTCGAGCGCTCCGAGACGGTCGGACAGGTTACGCCGGAACTGTTGACCAGCGGCGAGTGGGAGGACGTCGAGTTCGCAGAGTACAACGTCGAAGCCGACGCCGAACAGGTAAAAGGCGGGCGGGTTCACATCCTGCGCCAGACCGCAGACCGCGTGAAAGACGTCCTCGTTGGGATGGGCTTTCAGGAGATGGAAGGACCACACGTCGACGCGGACTTCTGGATCAACGACTGTCTGTTCATGCCCCAGGACCATCCCGCACGAACCCACTGGGATCGGTTCGCACTCGAGGAACCGACCCACATCGACGAGCTTCCGGAAGGGCTCGTCGAACGCGTCGAGCGCGCCCACCGCGAGGGCGTCGGCGACGACGGCGAGGGCTATCACTCGCCGTGGGACGAAGACTTCGCGCGGGCGCTTGCGCTTCGCGGACACACGACGTCGCTGTCGACGCGCTACCTCTCCGGCGAACAGATCGGTGAGATCGAGCCGCCGGCGCGCTTTTTCAGCGTCGAGAAGGTCTATCGGAACGATACGCTCGATCCGACCCACCTCCTCGAGTTCTTCCAGATCGAGGGCTGGGTGATGGCCGAGGACCTCTCGGTTCGGGACCTGATGGGCACCTTCGAGGAGTTCTACGCCCGGTTCGGCATCACCGACATCGAGTTCAAACCCCACTACAACCCCTACACGGAGCCGAGCTTCGAGCTGTTCGGCACTCACCCGACGACGGGCGAACTGGTGGAGATCGGTAACTCGGGCATTTTCCGCGAGGAGATGCTAGAGCCACTCGGCGTGGAGTGCGACGTGATGGCGTGGGGGCTCGCGCTCGAGCGGCTGCTCATGTTGATGTACGGCTTCGAGGACATTCGCGACATCCACGGCACGCTGTGTGACCTCGAACTGCTGCGGGAAACGGAGGTGACTTACTGA